In the Quercus lobata isolate SW786 chromosome 5, ValleyOak3.0 Primary Assembly, whole genome shotgun sequence genome, one interval contains:
- the LOC115989944 gene encoding peroxisomal and mitochondrial division factor 2-like produces the protein MANKEIIINGTELDQMGESSYDLDQPSDGGNYDARVSELNRKTESLEREKLQMVNLNSESKERIKKLSLEIGELQNDNASKRKKLKEMEKEIEWSEEELKTLESVAKRAVELKIEVSRMQHDFVDEQRRRGKQGSK, from the coding sequence ATGGCGAACAAGGAGATAATCATTAACGGCACTGAGTTGGATCAAATGGGGGAGAGCTCCTACGATCTTGATCAGCCCAGCGACGGTGGCAATTATGACGCTAGGGTTTCAGAGCTGAATAGGAAGACCGAGTCTTTGGAGCGCGAGAAGCTTCAAATGGTGAACTTGAATTCGGAAAGCAAGGAGCGAATCAAGAAATTGAGCTTGGAGATCGGAGAGCTTCAAAACGATAACGCATCGAAGAGGAAAAAGCTCAAAGAAATGGAGAAGGAGATTGAATGGTCCGAAGAGGAGCTAAAGACTTTGGAGTCAGTGGCCAAGAGAGCAGTGGAGCTCAAGATTGAGGTTTCGAGGATGCAACATGATTTCGTCGATGAGCAAAGGCGACGAGGCAAACAAGGAAGTAAGTGA